One genomic region from Fictibacillus marinisediminis encodes:
- a CDS encoding carbon-nitrogen family hydrolase yields MEDSMKLTVAAIQMDIQLGNPKQNIKRASKRIEQAAMKKPDVIVLPELWTTGYDLERLDEIGDTNGEEIKRLMSELASKYQVNIVAGSIAKKTDEGIYNTMYAFNRKGKQIGEYSKLHLIRLMQEEKYIAPGSSKGNFMLENVPAAGVICYDIRFPEWIRSHILEGASILFVPAEWPAQRLSHWRNLLITRAIENQCYVVACNRVGSDKNNTFAGHTMVIDPWGEIIAETDGEEETILFAEVDTDLVEEVRNRIPVFEDRRPEFY; encoded by the coding sequence ATGGAGGATAGCATGAAACTTACTGTTGCAGCGATACAAATGGATATTCAGCTTGGCAATCCCAAGCAAAATATTAAGAGGGCTTCAAAACGAATTGAACAGGCAGCAATGAAAAAACCAGATGTGATTGTTCTTCCTGAACTGTGGACTACAGGCTATGATCTAGAAAGACTAGATGAGATAGGAGATACAAACGGCGAGGAGATCAAACGATTAATGAGCGAGCTTGCCAGCAAATACCAAGTGAACATTGTTGCGGGTTCCATCGCTAAGAAAACGGATGAAGGAATCTATAACACCATGTATGCCTTTAACCGAAAAGGTAAGCAGATCGGCGAATACAGTAAACTCCATCTGATCCGGCTAATGCAGGAAGAAAAATATATTGCTCCGGGCTCCAGCAAAGGAAATTTCATGCTTGAAAACGTTCCGGCTGCCGGTGTCATCTGCTATGATATCCGTTTCCCCGAATGGATTCGCTCCCATATTCTTGAAGGCGCCTCTATCCTGTTTGTTCCTGCCGAGTGGCCGGCGCAGCGGCTGAGCCACTGGCGGAACCTGCTAATAACAAGAGCCATTGAGAACCAATGCTACGTTGTGGCATGCAACCGGGTCGGCAGTGATAAGAACAACACGTTCGCAGGTCACACGATGGTCATTGATCCCTGGGGAGAAATTATTGCAGAGACAGACGGAGAAGAAGAGACCATTTTGTTTGCTGAGGTCGACACTGATCTTGTTGAAGAAGTAAGAAACAGAATTCCTGTGTTTGAAGACAGACGTCCAGAATTTTATTAA
- a CDS encoding YisL family protein, with product MLHMHVFSWGIALILFFVTYSLYKRKNKKFSKILHMILRLLYVTTIFSGAALIYLWIQAGAVNIGPLIVKGVLGLAVIGQMEVMLYGEKRNELKKTRWITFVLALALVFYYGYSVLPMSF from the coding sequence ATGTTGCATATGCATGTCTTTTCGTGGGGTATAGCGCTTATTCTGTTCTTTGTGACTTATAGCCTATACAAAAGAAAAAATAAAAAATTTTCTAAAATTCTTCATATGATTTTGCGCCTGCTCTATGTAACGACCATTTTTTCGGGTGCTGCTCTCATTTATTTGTGGATTCAGGCCGGTGCCGTGAATATTGGTCCGCTTATTGTTAAAGGTGTACTTGGGCTGGCTGTCATTGGACAGATGGAGGTTATGCTTTACGGTGAAAAACGCAATGAACTGAAAAAAACCCGCTGGATCACCTTTGTGCTTGCGCTGGCTCTTGTGTTTTATTACGGCTATTCTGTATTGCCGATGAGCTTTTAA
- a CDS encoding fumarylacetoacetate hydrolase family protein has product MKLVAACYQNDLFLGKLIEEQNVVFNLSMAAKEKNMEFPATMLEGIKLGTVFLDKINQLLDTFHENLLFTYGLDDPDLQWLAPIPRPAKNIFCVGKNYKDHAIEMGSEADIPEHVMMFSKAPTSVIGHGAGIPRHEGITEELDYEGELAVVIGKIGIGITAEEAMDHVFGYTIINDVTARDLQKRHKQFLIGKSLDGSCPMGPCIVPKEYLGDPHELKLITKVNGEVRQDGNTKDFIFTIPEIIKALSAGTTLEPGDIIATGTPAGVGKGFKPPKLLNSGDQVEITVEGIGTLSNEVI; this is encoded by the coding sequence ATGAAATTAGTAGCTGCTTGCTATCAGAATGACTTGTTTTTAGGCAAACTGATAGAGGAACAAAATGTAGTGTTCAATCTTAGTATGGCTGCGAAAGAAAAAAACATGGAATTTCCAGCAACCATGCTGGAAGGAATAAAGCTCGGTACTGTGTTTTTGGATAAAATCAATCAATTATTAGACACTTTTCACGAAAACCTGCTCTTTACATACGGTCTTGACGACCCTGATCTACAATGGCTCGCTCCTATTCCGCGGCCGGCAAAGAATATCTTTTGTGTTGGAAAAAATTATAAGGACCACGCCATTGAGATGGGCAGTGAAGCCGATATCCCAGAACATGTCATGATGTTCTCTAAAGCTCCTACGTCTGTTATCGGCCATGGAGCAGGCATTCCCAGGCATGAGGGTATCACAGAGGAGCTCGATTATGAAGGTGAGCTGGCAGTTGTCATAGGGAAGATAGGAATCGGCATCACGGCGGAAGAAGCGATGGACCATGTTTTCGGCTATACGATTATCAACGATGTAACGGCCAGAGACTTGCAGAAGCGCCATAAGCAATTTTTAATCGGAAAAAGCCTGGATGGTTCCTGCCCGATGGGGCCATGCATCGTGCCGAAGGAATACCTGGGTGATCCCCATGAACTGAAGCTGATCACCAAAGTGAACGGCGAGGTCAGGCAGGATGGCAATACGAAAGACTTTATTTTCACCATACCAGAAATTATTAAAGCGCTTTCGGCGGGAACAACCCTTGAACCTGGTGATATCATCGCAACGGGCACACCGGCTGGAGTCGGTAAAGGATTTAAGCCGCCAAAACTTCTTAACAGCGGAGATCAAGTGGAAATCACCGTAGAAGGAATCGGAACCCTCAGCAATGAAGTAATCTAG
- the mtnA gene encoding S-methyl-5-thioribose-1-phosphate isomerase — MSTTETWISSLRYKGDHLLLLDQQQLPRHTVYINVTTIEQVWDCIKKLQVRGAPAIGIAAAFGIVLWAKANNSLPYDEFKSKLLQQKAYLAGSRPTAVNLFWALDRVTGSAEQARDTEEAVQLIEQEALFIQQEDEETCRKIGEYALTLLKNGDCLMTHCNAGGIATSRYGTALAPMYLAKEKGWDLSVYANETRPVFQGARLTAWELQQAGINVTLITDNMAAHTLKTKNIAAVIVGCDRVAANGDTANKIGTFGLALQAKALGIPFYVASPLSTIDLNTSTGDDIPIEERPAEEVTHFQGEPIAPEGVKVFNPAFDVTPHEYITAIITERGIASGNYKKQLANFFNS; from the coding sequence ATGAGTACGACAGAAACCTGGATTTCATCACTAAGATATAAAGGGGATCATCTTCTGCTGCTTGATCAGCAGCAGCTTCCCCGCCATACCGTCTACATTAATGTTACGACAATTGAACAAGTGTGGGATTGCATAAAAAAATTGCAAGTGAGAGGCGCACCTGCCATTGGAATCGCCGCAGCTTTTGGAATCGTGTTATGGGCAAAGGCCAACAATTCCCTGCCGTATGACGAGTTCAAGTCAAAGCTGTTGCAGCAAAAAGCTTACCTTGCCGGATCCCGGCCAACTGCGGTTAATTTGTTCTGGGCCCTCGACCGGGTCACAGGCTCTGCCGAACAAGCCCGAGATACTGAGGAAGCGGTTCAGCTGATTGAGCAAGAGGCACTTTTCATTCAGCAGGAAGATGAAGAAACTTGCCGTAAAATCGGGGAATACGCATTGACCTTGCTGAAAAACGGGGATTGTTTGATGACGCACTGCAACGCTGGCGGAATTGCAACTTCCCGGTATGGTACAGCTCTGGCTCCCATGTATTTAGCAAAAGAAAAAGGCTGGGACCTCTCAGTGTACGCTAATGAAACAAGACCGGTATTTCAAGGGGCGCGTTTAACAGCCTGGGAGCTGCAGCAGGCAGGTATTAATGTAACATTGATTACGGATAACATGGCTGCCCATACACTTAAAACAAAAAACATCGCTGCGGTCATCGTCGGCTGTGACAGAGTCGCTGCCAACGGAGATACCGCCAATAAAATCGGGACGTTCGGACTAGCCTTGCAGGCAAAAGCACTCGGCATTCCTTTTTATGTAGCCTCTCCTCTATCAACGATCGATTTGAACACATCAACTGGAGATGATATTCCCATTGAGGAAAGACCGGCAGAAGAAGTGACCCACTTTCAGGGAGAACCCATCGCACCAGAAGGCGTGAAGGTATTCAATCCGGCTTTTGATGTCACTCCCCATGAGTACATTACCGCCATCATTACCGAGAGGGGAATTGCATCAGGAAATTATAAAAAACAGCTTGCAAACTTTTTTAATAGCTAA
- a CDS encoding SDR family oxidoreductase gives MDLGLRDKAVLVLASSKGLGRATAMKFAEEGAAVMITSRDEQALMATADEIRKKTGSRVEYAVCDITQKEEISRLVKAAADAFGKIDVLVNNAGGPPAGTFDSLRDEEWEFAFNLTLMSLVRTVREVLPYMRENGGGRIVNIASSSFKQPIDGLILSNTFRTAINGLSKSLSQELGKDGILINTIGPGRIGTDRVAELDGKAAALHSVSPEQVKEQVEKSIPLGRYGTPEEFAKTIVYLGSEANTYITGQSFLIDGGMVKAL, from the coding sequence ATGGATTTAGGATTAAGAGATAAAGCAGTGCTCGTGCTGGCCTCCAGCAAAGGACTTGGACGGGCAACAGCGATGAAATTTGCCGAAGAAGGTGCGGCCGTCATGATTACAAGCCGTGATGAACAAGCATTAATGGCTACGGCTGATGAAATCAGAAAGAAAACAGGAAGCCGGGTAGAATATGCAGTGTGTGATATTACTCAAAAAGAAGAGATTTCGCGGCTCGTGAAAGCAGCCGCAGACGCGTTCGGGAAAATTGATGTCCTTGTAAACAACGCTGGTGGACCGCCGGCTGGGACTTTTGATTCGTTAAGAGATGAAGAGTGGGAGTTTGCGTTCAACCTGACTCTTATGAGTTTGGTTCGTACGGTTCGAGAGGTTCTTCCTTACATGAGGGAGAATGGCGGAGGCAGAATTGTTAACATTGCCTCTTCTTCATTTAAACAGCCGATCGATGGGCTCATTCTATCCAACACGTTCAGGACTGCCATTAATGGCTTGTCCAAAAGCTTATCTCAGGAGCTGGGCAAGGACGGCATCCTCATTAACACGATCGGCCCTGGCCGTATCGGTACCGACCGGGTGGCGGAGCTCGATGGCAAAGCAGCAGCTTTACACTCTGTGAGCCCTGAACAGGTGAAGGAACAGGTGGAAAAGAGCATTCCGCTCGGCCGTTATGGTACACCAGAAGAATTTGCTAAGACCATTGTTTACTTAGGCTCGGAAGCCAACACTTACATTACAGGACAATCGTTCCTGATCGACGGAGGTATGGTGAAGGCGCTATAA
- a CDS encoding EAL domain-containing protein, which produces MKNDNEEIMALSHLVKASTVEMIKLNASLQESEQRYKSLFDHNPDLIYSMDLTGMITSVNASLTRMLGYRQPEVLKTTAITYVSEEDKLKVSNCFNLTIHGQTQCFTAKLYHKKGHPLEFCITNLPIIVNGEVVGVYGIGKNVTKQKEAEEKIAHLAFHDLLTGLPNRMLFEQHLENCLRKTREIGEKTAVVFIDLDQFKMINESLGHQAGDHFLKYAAKQLKKRIGRQCMLSRYAGDEFMVVINELSGVEEAGRVSEKLSETLAVPLIYNDQEFVLTASMGISIYPDDGLTPDVLIKNAGIALHRAKAKGRGEREFFKGEMNEFTIERLAMESFLRNAIPKGELSLYFQPQISLDDGKVIALEALVRWNHPRLGIVSPGNFIPLAEETGLIGNIGRWVLNEACQQLKKWHETMNSEISISVNVSGRQFQKLDFVYEVKEALQRSKIDPRFLHLELTESMMVENVQYGINIMKELKELGIKISIDDFGTGYSSLSYLKDFPIDILKIDQSFIRNLTKSDHSSTDAAIVRAIITMCKGLSVTALAEGVETKQQLLVLKDYGCDHVQGFFIGKPVCAAEIEELFHTYHTKSS; this is translated from the coding sequence ATGAAGAATGATAACGAAGAAATAATGGCACTGTCTCACTTAGTGAAGGCATCAACTGTTGAAATGATTAAGCTAAATGCCAGCCTTCAAGAATCTGAACAGCGCTATAAATCTCTGTTTGATCATAACCCTGACTTGATCTACTCTATGGATCTCACAGGCATGATTACGAGTGTGAACGCCTCTTTGACCAGAATGCTTGGGTACAGACAGCCTGAAGTATTGAAAACGACGGCGATCACCTATGTTTCAGAGGAAGATAAATTAAAGGTAAGCAACTGCTTTAACCTCACCATACATGGGCAGACGCAATGTTTTACAGCTAAGCTTTATCATAAAAAAGGGCATCCGCTCGAATTCTGCATCACCAACCTTCCGATTATCGTTAACGGAGAAGTGGTTGGTGTTTATGGGATCGGTAAGAATGTTACAAAGCAAAAGGAAGCAGAAGAAAAAATCGCTCACCTTGCGTTTCATGATCTATTGACCGGACTTCCTAACCGAATGCTCTTTGAACAGCATCTGGAAAACTGCTTAAGGAAAACCAGGGAAATCGGAGAAAAAACTGCGGTTGTTTTTATTGATCTTGATCAGTTCAAAATGATTAACGAGAGTCTTGGGCATCAAGCCGGAGATCATTTTCTTAAGTATGCGGCAAAACAGCTGAAAAAAAGAATCGGGCGGCAATGCATGCTGTCACGATATGCCGGAGACGAATTCATGGTTGTCATCAACGAGCTGTCAGGTGTGGAAGAAGCCGGAAGGGTAAGTGAGAAACTATCAGAAACTCTGGCTGTTCCTCTTATTTATAATGATCAGGAATTTGTTCTGACAGCTTCGATGGGAATCAGCATCTATCCGGATGACGGACTGACTCCGGATGTTTTGATCAAAAATGCCGGAATTGCTCTTCACCGGGCAAAAGCAAAAGGCAGGGGAGAGCGGGAGTTCTTTAAAGGCGAGATGAACGAGTTCACGATTGAACGGCTTGCCATGGAGAGCTTTCTCCGGAATGCCATTCCAAAAGGTGAACTGTCACTGTATTTTCAGCCCCAGATTAGTTTGGATGATGGCAAGGTCATCGCACTCGAAGCTTTGGTCCGCTGGAACCATCCTCGTCTTGGAATTGTTTCCCCGGGGAACTTCATCCCTCTTGCTGAAGAGACCGGACTGATCGGGAACATTGGGAGATGGGTATTAAATGAAGCATGCCAGCAGCTGAAAAAATGGCATGAGACGATGAACAGTGAGATCTCTATATCCGTGAATGTTTCTGGTAGGCAATTTCAAAAGCTGGATTTTGTGTATGAAGTGAAAGAAGCGCTTCAGCGATCTAAAATTGATCCAAGGTTCCTTCATTTGGAGCTGACAGAAAGCATGATGGTGGAAAATGTACAATATGGCATTAACATCATGAAAGAACTGAAGGAGCTCGGCATTAAAATATCCATCGATGATTTTGGCACGGGATATAGTTCATTGAGCTATTTAAAAGATTTTCCGATCGATATTCTTAAGATTGATCAATCATTCATCCGCAACCTTACGAAATCTGATCACAGTTCCACAGATGCAGCCATCGTCAGAGCGATCATCACGATGTGCAAAGGGCTTTCCGTAACTGCTCTTGCTGAAGGGGTGGAAACAAAACAGCAGCTTCTTGTCCTGAAGGATTATGGCTGTGATCATGTACAGGGGTTTTTCATCGGAAAGCCGGTCTGTGCGGCAGAAATTGAAGAATTGTTTCATACGTACCATACAAAAAGCTCGTGA
- a CDS encoding ornithine--oxo-acid transaminase has protein sequence MIKTENIISKTEQFGANNYHPLPIVISKGEGVWVYDPEGNKYMDMLSAYSAVNQGHRHPKIIEALKDQADRITLTSRAFHNDQLGNFYEKVTDLTGKNMVLPMNTGAEAVETAIKTVRRWAYDVKGVPANQAEVIACEGNFHGRTMTAVSMSSDEEYKRGFGPMLPGIKLIPYGDLEALKQAITPNTAAFIMEPIQGEAGIVIPPEGFLKQARELCKENNVLFVADEIQSGLGRSGKLFACDWEEVVPDMYILGKALGGGVMPISCVAADKDILGVFNPGSHGSTFGGNPLASAVSVASLEVIEEENLVERSLQLGEHFLNELKSIDNPVITEVRGRGLFIGVELSEAARPYCEKLKEEGLLCKETHENVIRFAPPLIISNEDLDWAIDRIKKVLSV, from the coding sequence ATGATTAAAACAGAAAACATCATCTCCAAAACAGAACAATTCGGGGCGAATAACTATCACCCACTTCCAATAGTCATTTCCAAAGGCGAAGGTGTTTGGGTTTATGACCCGGAAGGAAACAAATATATGGATATGCTCAGTGCCTACTCTGCGGTAAACCAGGGGCACAGACATCCTAAAATTATTGAAGCCTTAAAAGATCAGGCAGACCGAATCACGTTAACATCTCGTGCTTTCCACAATGATCAGCTTGGTAACTTTTATGAAAAAGTAACTGATCTCACAGGAAAGAACATGGTTCTTCCGATGAACACAGGTGCTGAAGCGGTTGAAACAGCTATTAAAACTGTCCGTCGCTGGGCGTATGACGTAAAAGGCGTTCCTGCCAACCAGGCAGAAGTCATCGCTTGTGAAGGCAACTTCCACGGCCGTACAATGACAGCGGTTTCCATGTCTTCTGATGAAGAGTACAAACGCGGATTCGGGCCGATGCTCCCTGGCATCAAACTGATTCCTTACGGTGATCTTGAAGCGTTGAAGCAAGCGATCACACCGAATACGGCAGCTTTCATCATGGAACCGATCCAGGGTGAAGCAGGAATCGTGATCCCGCCCGAAGGTTTCTTAAAACAAGCACGAGAGCTTTGTAAAGAAAACAACGTCCTTTTCGTAGCGGACGAGATTCAATCTGGTTTAGGCCGTTCAGGCAAGCTGTTTGCCTGTGACTGGGAAGAAGTTGTTCCAGACATGTACATTCTCGGAAAAGCATTGGGCGGCGGCGTTATGCCAATTTCATGTGTAGCTGCTGATAAAGATATTCTTGGCGTATTTAATCCAGGCAGCCACGGATCAACATTTGGCGGAAACCCGCTTGCATCTGCTGTTTCTGTTGCTTCTCTTGAAGTTATTGAAGAAGAAAATCTGGTTGAGCGTTCATTGCAGCTAGGAGAGCACTTCTTGAACGAACTAAAATCGATTGATAATCCGGTCATTACAGAAGTCCGCGGCCGTGGATTATTCATTGGGGTTGAGCTTAGCGAAGCGGCCCGCCCCTATTGCGAGAAGCTGAAAGAAGAAGGGCTCCTCTGCAAAGAAACACACGAAAACGTTATCCGTTTTGCTCCACCGCTCATCATTTCAAACGAAGATTTGGACTGGGCGATCGATCGCATAAAAAAAGTATTATCTGTTTAA
- a CDS encoding 4a-hydroxytetrahydrobiopterin dehydratase yields the protein MDEVLSEEVIERFIERHPDWKLTNGKWLVKKYRFENYLNGIEFASEVGQLSESFQHHPYITVNYKLVTVKLTTWSLSGLTQTDLKMAVLFDEAFSKL from the coding sequence ATGGATGAAGTGCTGTCGGAAGAAGTGATTGAACGATTTATTGAGAGGCATCCGGATTGGAAGCTGACAAACGGAAAATGGCTGGTGAAAAAATACCGATTCGAAAACTATCTGAACGGGATTGAATTTGCCAGTGAAGTGGGACAGCTTTCAGAAAGTTTTCAGCATCATCCTTATATTACAGTGAACTACAAGCTTGTCACCGTTAAGCTTACAACGTGGAGTTTGAGCGGGCTAACGCAGACAGACCTCAAGATGGCTGTCCTTTTTGATGAAGCATTCAGTAAACTCTAA
- the mtnK gene encoding S-methyl-5-thioribose kinase, whose translation MATTLKQAYKPLNEQTVVGLAQKLKLFSDYQNIKVNEIGDGNLNLVFRLIEADTGKSIIVKQALPYAKVVGESWPLTLDRARIESSSLIKSAEFAPEHVPEVFYTDQDLALTVMEDLSSHVILRKGLIEGVKYPHLAQHIGTFIAKSLFYTSDFYLHPFEKKELVQTFTNPELCKITEDLVFTDPFYDINTNDFPSELKEAVSKLWNDTLLKQRAASLKYKFLTRAEALLHGDLHTGSIFVTETSTKLIDSEFAYYGPQGFDIAHFFANIALNHASQSFHISDNLRREEYQSYLLSVIKDTWETFTAHYRELWKTEGVESATKLPEFEEEILNSIFTDMIGFAGCEVIRRTIGLAHVEDLDSIEDFNGQIELKKRVLKLGSDWVKNAERIKNIDEFITYIRSV comes from the coding sequence ATGGCAACAACCCTCAAACAGGCTTACAAACCACTGAATGAACAAACCGTGGTGGGGCTGGCACAAAAACTCAAACTGTTTTCTGATTATCAAAACATTAAAGTCAATGAGATTGGTGACGGTAATCTTAACCTTGTTTTTCGGCTAATCGAAGCAGATACAGGTAAATCCATTATCGTAAAGCAGGCACTTCCCTATGCCAAAGTTGTGGGAGAAAGCTGGCCGCTTACACTGGACAGGGCAAGGATTGAAAGCAGCTCTTTAATAAAATCAGCAGAATTTGCTCCTGAGCATGTTCCAGAAGTTTTTTATACAGACCAGGATCTCGCTCTCACTGTAATGGAAGACTTATCTTCTCACGTGATTCTGCGGAAAGGTCTGATCGAAGGGGTCAAATATCCTCATCTCGCACAGCACATCGGCACATTTATTGCCAAAAGCCTGTTCTATACGAGTGATTTCTATTTGCATCCTTTCGAGAAGAAAGAGCTTGTCCAGACGTTTACAAACCCTGAACTCTGCAAAATAACCGAAGACCTTGTATTTACTGACCCGTTTTATGACATCAACACCAACGATTTTCCTTCCGAGCTGAAGGAGGCCGTTTCCAAACTATGGAATGATACTCTCCTCAAACAGAGAGCTGCCTCTCTAAAATATAAATTTCTAACGCGTGCAGAGGCCCTGTTGCATGGTGACCTCCATACCGGAAGTATTTTCGTTACCGAAACTTCTACAAAATTAATAGATTCCGAGTTTGCTTATTATGGGCCTCAAGGCTTTGATATCGCCCACTTTTTTGCCAATATTGCATTGAATCATGCCTCACAGTCCTTTCATATCTCTGACAATCTTAGGCGCGAAGAATATCAGAGCTATTTGCTCAGCGTGATCAAAGACACTTGGGAAACCTTCACTGCCCATTACAGGGAACTGTGGAAAACAGAGGGTGTAGAGTCTGCAACCAAACTTCCTGAATTTGAGGAAGAGATTTTAAATAGTATTTTTACAGATATGATTGGTTTTGCAGGTTGTGAAGTGATCCGCCGCACGATTGGGCTTGCCCATGTCGAAGATCTTGATTCCATTGAAGACTTCAATGGCCAAATCGAGTTAAAAAAACGTGTGCTTAAGCTTGGAAGCGATTGGGTAAAGAACGCTGAGAGAATAAAAAATATCGATGAATTTATCACATACATCAGGAGTGTTTAA
- a CDS encoding NAD-dependent succinate-semialdehyde dehydrogenase, translating into MEKVLYINGEWTGSDLKKIEVLNPANGELVGTVASAGKEETRAAIEAAHEAFGPWSRLTSYDRSAYLDRLYDLMIEQKEEIAEIMTKEMGKPLKESLGEVQYAASFIQWYSEEGKRVYGRSIPASAENKRMQVIKQPVGVVAAITPWNFPAAMITRKLGPALAAGCTFIVKPPKETPLTAIKLVELCEKAGFPKGVVNLLTGPSSVIAEQIMDSDKVKKVTFTGSTEVGKMLIEQSARTVKNVSMELGGHAPSIVLDDADLDKAVKGIVASKFRNAGQTCICINRVYVHESIYEEFIKLLVEATRKLKVGNGMDEATDIGPIINRDGYEKIKEHVDNAVEKGAACVLGGKGKDEGNACFYEPTVLKDVNHDMLIMNEETFGPVLPVQKINSDEEGIRLANSSPFGLAAYVYTESMSRGTRLIEGLDYGIIGWNDGVPSAAQAPFGGFKESGIGREGGTEGMEAYLETKYVSIVI; encoded by the coding sequence ATGGAAAAAGTACTGTATATTAATGGAGAATGGACCGGCAGTGATTTGAAAAAAATTGAAGTGTTAAACCCCGCAAACGGAGAGCTTGTTGGAACGGTTGCTTCGGCCGGCAAGGAGGAAACCCGTGCAGCGATCGAAGCCGCACATGAAGCTTTTGGCCCCTGGTCCCGCTTAACATCCTATGATCGTTCTGCCTATTTGGACAGGCTTTATGATCTGATGATTGAACAGAAGGAAGAGATAGCGGAAATCATGACAAAAGAAATGGGTAAACCATTGAAGGAGTCGCTGGGTGAGGTTCAGTATGCAGCTTCTTTCATTCAGTGGTACTCAGAGGAAGGGAAGCGTGTGTATGGCCGCTCTATACCGGCTTCCGCTGAAAACAAAAGGATGCAGGTGATCAAACAGCCGGTTGGTGTCGTGGCAGCGATAACGCCATGGAACTTTCCGGCGGCGATGATTACCCGAAAGCTCGGCCCGGCTTTGGCTGCAGGCTGCACATTTATCGTAAAGCCACCGAAAGAAACTCCGCTGACGGCTATTAAACTGGTAGAACTCTGTGAAAAGGCTGGTTTTCCAAAAGGTGTTGTGAATCTGCTTACTGGTCCGTCTTCGGTAATTGCCGAACAGATTATGGACAGTGACAAGGTGAAAAAGGTGACTTTTACAGGATCGACGGAAGTTGGAAAAATGCTGATCGAGCAAAGTGCCAGGACCGTAAAAAATGTATCCATGGAACTTGGCGGCCATGCCCCTTCAATCGTCCTGGATGATGCGGATCTTGATAAAGCGGTGAAAGGCATCGTCGCTTCCAAATTTAGAAACGCAGGCCAGACCTGTATTTGTATCAACCGCGTGTATGTCCATGAGAGCATATATGAAGAGTTTATAAAATTGCTTGTTGAAGCGACGCGCAAGTTGAAAGTCGGAAATGGGATGGATGAGGCCACAGACATTGGTCCGATCATCAACAGGGACGGCTATGAAAAAATCAAAGAGCATGTTGATAATGCGGTTGAAAAGGGAGCAGCTTGTGTTCTGGGGGGAAAAGGTAAGGACGAAGGCAATGCCTGCTTCTATGAACCTACTGTTCTAAAAGATGTAAACCATGACATGCTTATTATGAATGAAGAGACATTCGGGCCTGTGCTTCCTGTGCAGAAAATCAATTCAGACGAAGAGGGAATCAGGCTTGCAAACAGCAGTCCATTTGGCCTTGCGGCGTATGTTTACACAGAAAGTATGTCGAGAGGCACACGTTTGATCGAAGGGCTTGACTACGGCATCATCGGCTGGAATGATGGTGTCCCTTCCGCTGCTCAGGCACCATTTGGAGGATTCAAGGAAAGCGGCATCGGCAGAGAAGGCGGTACGGAAGGCATGGAAGCGTATCTTGAAACGAAGTACGTTAGCATTGTCATCTGA